The following are encoded in a window of Vigna unguiculata cultivar IT97K-499-35 chromosome 8, ASM411807v1, whole genome shotgun sequence genomic DNA:
- the LOC114193046 gene encoding 7-deoxyloganetin glucosyltransferase-like, which translates to MGSLGTANKPHAVCIPYPAQGHINPMLKLAKLLHFNGFHITFVNTEYNHKRLLKSRGASSLNGLPSFRFETIPDGLPEYDVDVTQDIPSLCESTRRTCLPHFRNLLAKVNNSDAPPVTCIVSDGVMSFTVDAAEELGVPEVLFWTTSACGFMCYVQYEQFIQKGITPLKDSSDVTNGYLETTIDWIPGIKEIRLKDIPSFIRTTDSNDLMLDFVQGECKRARRASAILLNTFDSLEHDVLEAFSSILPPVYSIGPLNFLVKSVDDKELNAIQSNLWKEESECMEWLDTKEPNSVVYVNFGSITVMTNEQLVEFAWGLGNSNKSFLWVIRPDLVAGENAVLPQEFVKQTENRGLLSSWCSQEQVLNHPAIGGFLTHSGWNSTLESLCAGVPMICWPFFAEQQTNCRFTCKEWGVGLEIEDVKRDKIESLVKELMDGEKGKEMKEKALQWKELAKSAASGPYGTSFLNLDNMVREVLLEKNVINQF; encoded by the exons ATGGGTTCTTTGGGCACAGCGAATAAACCCCATGCCGTGTGCATTCCATACCCAGCACAGGGTCACATAAACCCAATGCTAAAGCTGGCAAAACTCCTTCACTTCAATGGCTTCCACATCACCTTCGTTAACACCGAGTATAACCACAAACGCCTTCTCAAATCCAGAGGGGCTTCTTCCCTTAATGGTCTCCCTTCGTTTCGTTTTGAAACCATCCCCGATGGTCTACCCGAGTACGATGTGGATGTGACTCAGGATATTCCTTCCCTCTGTGAGTCCACCAGAAGAACTTGCCTCCCTCACTTCAGAAACCTTCTCGCTAAGGTTAATAACTCAGACGCCCCTCCTGTGACCTGCATAGTTTCTGACGGTGTTATGAGCTTCACCGTTGATGCTGCCGAAGAATTGGGTGTCCCTGAGGTGCTATTTTGGACAACCAGTGCATGTGGGTTCATGTGTTATGTTCAATACGAACAATTCATTCAGAAGGGCATAACACCCCTCAAAG ACTCAAGTGATGTCACGAACGGGTATTTGGAGACTACCATCGATTGGATACCAGGCATCAAGGAAATTCGATTGAAGGATATTCCTAGTTTCATTAGGACCACAGATTCAAATGATCTTATGCTTGATTTCGTGCAAGGGGAGTGCAAGAGGGCTCGAAGAGCTTCTGCGATACTTTTGAACACGTTTGATAGCTTAGAGCATGACGTGTTGGAAGCGTTCTCGTCTATTTTGCCTCCTGTTTATTCCATAGGCCCTTTGAATTTTCTTGTGAAGAGTGTTGATGACAAAGAACTGAATGCAATTCAGTCCAATCTGTGGAAGGAGGAGTCTGAGTGCATGGAGTGGCTGGACACCAAAGAGCCTAATAGTGTTGTTTACGTGAATTTTGGGAGCATCACAGTTATGACAAATGAGCAACTGGTTGAGTTTGCATGGGGACTTGGTAACAGCAACAAAAGCTTTTTATGGGTCATAAGACCAGATCTTGTGGCTGGTGAAAATGCTGTTTTACCTCAAGAATTTGTGAAACAAACAGAAAATAGAGGCCTTTTGTCCAGTTGGTGTTCTCAAGAGCAGGTGCTGAATCACCCTGCGATTGGAGGGTTTTTGACACACAGTGGTTGGAATTCAACCTTAGAAAGTTTGTGTGCTGGTGTTCCAATGATATGTTGGCCTTTCTTCGCGGAGCAACAAACCAATTGCAGGTTCACCTGCAAAGAATGGGGCGTTGGGTTGGAGATTGAAGATGTTAAGAGAGACAAAATAGAGAGCCTTGTGAAGGAGTTGATGGATGGTGAAAAGGGTAAGGAGATGAAAGAGAAAGCACTGCAATGGAAGGAATTGGCAAAGAGTGCTGCTTCTGGCCCCTACGGaacttcttttcttaatttggACAACATGGTTCGTGAAGTTCTTCtggaaaaaaatgttataaatcagttttaa